In a single window of the Ruminococcus albus 7 = DSM 20455 genome:
- a CDS encoding AAA family ATPase, which yields MSNNLTEGQRAVLAMSQNVIGEVKKVIIGKDEIIIKVLLSILAGGHILIEDIPGVGKTTLAVALSKALSLEYKRLQFTPDVLPTDVTGFNILNKQTQRFEYKPGAALTNLFLADEINRTSSKTQSALLEIMEEGKVTVDGVTRKAPDPYIVIATQNPIGSIGTQMLPESQMDRFIVRLTMGYPSVENEVMMLKAKQSLVPVDSVRPVVSAEDIVNARHEVENIYVADQVIDYIARLAAATRNHQFIKLGLSPRGTIALLRMTKATALLKGRDYVIPDDVAYTFNDVVLHRVVFNSKAKINGVSGEQVLREILSTVEVPRVAR from the coding sequence ATGAGCAATAACCTAACTGAAGGACAACGTGCTGTCCTTGCAATGTCACAGAATGTAATCGGAGAGGTAAAAAAAGTAATAATAGGCAAGGACGAGATAATCATAAAAGTCCTGCTGTCGATCCTTGCAGGCGGTCACATACTTATCGAAGATATACCAGGTGTAGGTAAAACAACACTTGCAGTAGCGCTTTCAAAAGCACTGTCGCTGGAATACAAGCGTTTACAGTTTACACCCGATGTACTTCCTACCGATGTTACAGGCTTCAATATCCTCAATAAACAGACACAGCGTTTTGAGTATAAGCCCGGTGCTGCACTGACGAACCTGTTCCTGGCTGATGAAATCAACAGAACTTCCTCAAAAACGCAGTCTGCACTGCTGGAGATAATGGAGGAAGGCAAAGTAACTGTTGACGGAGTTACAAGAAAAGCTCCCGATCCGTATATAGTAATAGCTACCCAGAACCCCATAGGTTCTATCGGTACGCAGATGCTTCCCGAATCACAGATGGACAGATTCATAGTCAGACTGACTATGGGTTACCCATCCGTGGAAAATGAAGTCATGATGCTGAAAGCCAAGCAGAGCCTTGTACCTGTTGACAGTGTAAGACCTGTTGTCAGCGCTGAAGATATCGTAAACGCAAGACATGAGGTTGAAAATATCTACGTTGCAGATCAGGTCATAGATTATATCGCAAGACTGGCTGCTGCTACCAGAAATCATCAGTTCATCAAGCTGGGTCTTTCTCCCAGAGGAACTATCGCACTGCTTAGGATGACAAAAGCTACAGCTCTACTTAAAGGCAGGGATTATGTTATCCCCGATGATGTAGCCTATACTTTCAATGATGTAGTGCTGCACAGAGTGGTATTCAATTCAAAGGCTAAGATTAACGGCGTTAGCGGCGAGCAAGTCCTCAGAGAGATCCTGAGTACTGTTGAAGTGCCGAGAGTCGCAAGATGA
- a CDS encoding 2-hydroxyacyl-CoA dehydratase, with product MSENNSCSIPHSGSDRVHKSYFDKSKKSDYLVLIPDMLPIHFKLIMAIYEQYGYRMELLQTSTRSVIDEGLKNVHNDTCYPALLVIGQFMDALKSGKYDPDHTALLISQTGGGCRASNYIHLLRKALSSTFPQVPVLSLNFSGLEKDASIEVSPSIALKLIYAVLYGDMLMLLYNQCKPYEIEPNSTDELLARWQHRLGKLFHTKRDYMSTAKLYRAMLKDFAALPRTKVKKPKVGIVGEIYVKYSPLANNHLNEFLLSEGCEPNVPGLLDFVMYCASDAVNDKRLYDKNPKKSLIFGIGYDVLYKFQKQQIKIINEQGVFQPPHDFEHLRHCADKYINQGVKMGEGWLITAEMAALAETGTKNIICTQPFGCLPNHIVAKGSARVIKQAYPDANIVAIDYDPGATKVNQENRIKLMLANAVL from the coding sequence ATGTCTGAGAATAATTCATGCAGCATTCCACATTCGGGATCTGACAGAGTACATAAGTCATACTTTGATAAGTCCAAAAAATCGGACTATCTTGTTCTTATCCCCGATATGCTGCCGATACATTTCAAGCTGATAATGGCAATATATGAACAGTACGGCTACCGCATGGAGCTTTTGCAGACCTCTACGAGAAGTGTTATCGATGAGGGACTGAAAAACGTTCATAATGATACTTGTTATCCCGCGTTGCTTGTAATAGGTCAGTTTATGGACGCTCTGAAAAGCGGTAAGTATGATCCTGACCATACTGCACTTCTGATATCTCAGACGGGCGGTGGTTGCAGAGCATCTAATTATATACACCTGCTGAGAAAAGCACTTTCATCAACTTTTCCGCAGGTACCTGTGCTTTCTCTGAATTTCAGCGGACTTGAAAAGGATGCATCGATTGAAGTATCACCTTCTATAGCCCTTAAACTTATTTATGCGGTACTGTATGGCGATATGCTTATGCTACTTTATAATCAGTGCAAGCCCTATGAAATAGAACCAAATTCCACAGATGAACTTCTGGCGAGATGGCAGCATCGCCTTGGAAAACTTTTTCATACTAAGCGCGATTACATGAGTACTGCCAAGCTTTATCGTGCAATGCTGAAAGATTTTGCAGCGCTTCCGAGAACTAAGGTTAAGAAGCCAAAGGTTGGTATAGTGGGCGAGATATATGTTAAGTATTCACCACTTGCAAACAATCATCTTAACGAATTCCTGCTAAGCGAGGGCTGCGAACCCAATGTGCCGGGGCTCCTTGATTTTGTTATGTATTGTGCTTCAGATGCTGTTAATGATAAGAGACTCTATGATAAAAATCCAAAGAAGTCACTTATATTTGGTATCGGTTACGATGTTCTTTACAAGTTCCAGAAACAGCAGATCAAGATAATCAACGAGCAGGGTGTATTCCAACCTCCTCACGATTTTGAGCATCTGCGCCACTGTGCCGATAAATACATCAATCAGGGCGTTAAGATGGGAGAAGGCTGGCTTATCACTGCTGAAATGGCGGCTCTTGCTGAAACAGGTACTAAGAACATCATATGCACTCAGCCTTTTGGCTGTCTGCCTAACCATATAGTTGCAAAGGGAAGTGCCCGCGTTATCAAGCAGGCGTATCCGGATGCAAACATAGTTGCTATTGACTATGACCCAGGTGCAACAAAGGTCAATCAGGAGAACCGTATCAAGCTGATGCTTGCTAATGCAGTGCTTTAA
- a CDS encoding DUF58 domain-containing protein: MPFLYTVLFIASVFFYILYEHPFSFYLFAFFLVIPFVMLTMTICTAKKIKVGFLQRQSSASRTAKLPIKLKVRNDSMLPCPNLLIEINYTNKIDGKKNVVKINTPVYPHETQILTLSVSGIHCGTVDFNIKRCRISDMLKLFTMKVRSKATEFADKCCTITILPDYIPLENEIANYADMGLESDEYSKTQKGDDPSEIFDIRDYVEGDKLNRIHWKLSAKQDKTMVKDYSLPIANSIVLMIDLSKTDNKTDELAVFDSVVEAAASVSRYLLENDVPHRAVFYDAERQRSIEQNINDEESHSIMVGMLLQAKLYETKDAVLTDYIGTTESMKCGHIIYISTGYSPNATELMSDADLAYKYTYLLMTDNSNTQTAFYDEFAELIPVYPGQLEGSIRELCL, from the coding sequence ATGCCATTTTTATATACAGTACTGTTTATAGCTTCGGTATTTTTTTATATACTGTATGAACACCCATTTTCCTTCTATCTGTTTGCGTTCTTTCTGGTGATCCCGTTTGTAATGCTTACAATGACCATATGTACAGCAAAGAAGATAAAGGTTGGATTTTTACAGCGGCAATCATCTGCAAGCAGGACAGCAAAGCTTCCTATCAAGCTTAAAGTACGTAATGATTCTATGCTTCCATGTCCTAATCTGCTTATAGAGATAAATTATACAAACAAAATAGACGGAAAGAAAAATGTGGTAAAGATAAACACTCCGGTTTACCCTCATGAAACACAGATTCTCACTCTTTCTGTTTCGGGCATCCACTGCGGTACAGTGGATTTCAATATCAAGCGATGCAGGATATCCGATATGCTGAAACTTTTCACGATGAAAGTACGCAGCAAAGCCACTGAATTTGCAGACAAATGCTGCACAATAACGATACTGCCGGATTATATACCGCTTGAAAATGAGATAGCTAACTACGCTGATATGGGTCTTGAAAGCGATGAATACTCAAAGACGCAGAAAGGTGATGACCCTTCGGAGATATTCGATATAAGAGATTATGTCGAAGGTGACAAGCTAAACCGCATACACTGGAAGCTTTCGGCTAAACAGGATAAGACTATGGTCAAGGATTACTCACTTCCGATCGCAAACTCCATAGTGCTTATGATAGATCTTTCCAAAACAGACAACAAGACAGATGAACTCGCTGTTTTCGATTCAGTGGTAGAAGCTGCAGCTTCGGTATCCAGGTATCTGCTGGAAAACGATGTTCCGCACAGAGCTGTATTCTATGATGCTGAAAGACAAAGATCAATAGAACAAAACATAAATGATGAAGAAAGCCACAGCATTATGGTGGGGATGCTTCTTCAGGCTAAGCTGTACGAAACAAAGGATGCCGTTCTGACAGACTATATCGGCACCACTGAAAGCATGAAGTGCGGACATATCATATACATATCCACAGGATATAGTCCTAATGCCACCGAGCTTATGAGCGATGCGGATCTGGCTTATAAATACACTTATCTGCTGATGACAGACAACAGCAATACACAGACTGCATTCTATGATGAATTCGCGGAGCTTATACCTGTATATCCGGGACAGCTGGAGGGTTCTATCAGAGAACTCTGTCTGTAA
- a CDS encoding acyl-CoA dehydratase activase-related protein: MCMTYDLGIDVGSTTVKTVIVHNGEFIYNRYERHFSRVRETVAEQLKLIRKSYPDDKFRIAITGSAGLGIAEACGIPFVQEVFSAFVAVNKTYPDADVVIELGGEDAKIIFLTGGVEQRMNGSCAGGTGAFIDQMAGLLGVTPDDMNDLALKAEKTYPIASRCGVFAKSDIQPLLNQGAKKEDISASIFQAVVDQTVSGLAQGRKIEGKVLFLGGPLTYLSALRETFKKTLSLSEDNAILPERSSCYIAFGAALHAHDLSEEMTIDEALDKIANAKTNDNIVVGRRLFESQADYAEFIERHKKSDLKYEDIKTYEGDAFLGIDAGSTTTKLVLITPDGRLLYQHYCSNQGQPLDIIASKLKEIYRLAGDKLNIRASAVTGYGEELIKAGLGVDFGIVETVAHYKAAAYFCPDVDFIIDIGGQDIKCFKIKNNAIDSIMLNEACSSGCGSFIQTFAGAMGYDIANFAQLGLFAKAPVELGSRCTVFMNSSVKQAQKDGATVEDISAGLSSSIIKNAVYKVIRAKSIDELGQNIVVQGGTFLNDAVLRSFEQELGRNVIRPAIAGLMGALGCALFAKEKSEGSLDHSGIISREALENFSYTAKALQCGGCGAHCNLTVIRFGDGHRFISGNRCEKGAGIKITDRTENMIEYKYNYIRELENKKTRMKPIAKVGLPLCLSYYDLMPFFAQLFTDLGFEIVFSEESTRDTYYKGQQTIPSDTVCYPAKLAHGHIESLLEKGVDFIFYPCMSYNIDEGGSDNHFNCPVVAYYPELLKANNDKLNEDNFIAPYIDLNNKTHVAKAIAKALNKYGISAKQIMSLLNRAYSAQIDFRRDIKGKAQEIIREARSKGQKIIVIAGRPYHIDPEINHGIHKLIASLGFAVITEDSVASLVDTPALDVLNQWTYHSRMYRAAKYVCENDDMQLVQLVSFGCGIDAVTTDEVRAVLEEQGKLYTQLKIDEITNLGAAKIRLRSLAAALEEKDAQASRAAKQTSAV, encoded by the coding sequence ATGTGCATGACCTATGACCTTGGTATCGATGTCGGTTCAACAACTGTCAAAACAGTCATCGTTCACAATGGCGAATTTATATATAACAGATATGAAAGGCATTTTTCACGGGTAAGGGAAACTGTGGCAGAGCAGCTCAAGCTTATACGCAAAAGCTATCCTGATGATAAGTTCCGTATAGCTATTACCGGTTCAGCAGGACTCGGTATAGCAGAAGCCTGCGGCATTCCCTTTGTACAGGAGGTATTTTCTGCTTTCGTTGCTGTAAATAAGACTTATCCTGATGCTGATGTTGTTATCGAACTTGGCGGTGAGGATGCTAAGATAATATTTCTCACCGGTGGTGTGGAACAGCGTATGAACGGTTCTTGTGCCGGCGGTACGGGCGCATTTATTGATCAGATGGCAGGACTTCTTGGTGTTACTCCCGATGATATGAACGATCTTGCACTGAAAGCTGAGAAAACATATCCGATCGCTTCACGCTGTGGTGTTTTTGCAAAGTCAGATATACAGCCTCTGCTGAATCAGGGTGCAAAAAAGGAGGATATATCCGCTTCAATATTCCAGGCAGTTGTTGATCAGACGGTATCTGGTCTGGCACAGGGCAGGAAGATAGAAGGAAAGGTGCTTTTCCTTGGAGGTCCTCTTACTTATCTCAGCGCATTACGTGAAACGTTTAAAAAGACCCTTTCACTTTCTGAGGATAATGCAATACTCCCTGAAAGATCATCGTGCTATATCGCTTTCGGTGCTGCACTTCATGCTCATGACCTTTCAGAGGAGATGACTATTGATGAAGCTCTCGACAAGATAGCCAATGCTAAGACTAACGATAATATAGTAGTCGGCAGGAGACTTTTTGAATCTCAGGCGGATTATGCTGAATTTATCGAGCGTCATAAGAAATCCGATCTTAAATATGAGGATATCAAGACCTATGAGGGTGATGCTTTCCTCGGCATAGATGCTGGCTCTACAACGACTAAACTTGTGCTTATAACACCTGATGGCAGACTGCTGTATCAGCATTATTGCTCAAATCAGGGTCAGCCCCTTGATATCATAGCTTCTAAGCTGAAGGAGATCTATCGCCTTGCAGGAGATAAACTGAATATCAGAGCATCGGCTGTTACAGGTTACGGTGAGGAACTTATAAAGGCTGGTCTTGGTGTTGATTTCGGTATCGTTGAGACTGTGGCTCACTATAAGGCAGCAGCTTATTTCTGTCCCGATGTTGATTTTATAATAGACATTGGCGGACAGGATATCAAGTGCTTCAAGATCAAAAATAATGCTATCGACAGCATTATGCTTAATGAAGCTTGTTCTTCAGGCTGCGGATCATTTATACAGACTTTTGCAGGTGCTATGGGATATGATATCGCTAATTTCGCACAGCTGGGTCTTTTTGCAAAGGCACCTGTCGAACTTGGTTCACGATGCACAGTATTTATGAACAGCTCTGTAAAACAGGCACAGAAGGATGGTGCTACCGTCGAAGATATCTCTGCAGGACTTTCATCATCTATCATCAAGAACGCTGTTTACAAAGTTATAAGGGCTAAGTCCATTGATGAACTGGGACAGAATATCGTAGTTCAGGGCGGTACATTCCTTAATGATGCTGTGCTGCGTTCATTTGAGCAGGAACTTGGCAGAAATGTTATCCGTCCTGCTATCGCCGGACTTATGGGTGCTCTTGGATGTGCACTGTTTGCTAAGGAAAAGTCAGAGGGTTCACTTGATCATTCTGGCATAATCAGCAGGGAAGCTCTTGAAAACTTCTCATACACTGCTAAGGCTTTACAATGCGGTGGCTGCGGTGCACACTGTAACCTCACAGTTATACGTTTCGGTGACGGTCACAGATTTATATCGGGCAACCGCTGTGAAAAAGGTGCAGGTATAAAAATAACGGACCGCACTGAAAATATGATTGAGTATAAGTACAATTATATCAGGGAGCTTGAAAATAAAAAAACTCGCATGAAGCCTATTGCTAAGGTGGGATTGCCTCTGTGTCTTTCATATTATGACCTTATGCCGTTTTTTGCACAGCTCTTTACTGACCTTGGTTTTGAAATCGTATTTTCTGAAGAATCTACCAGAGATACTTATTATAAAGGTCAGCAGACTATCCCTTCGGATACTGTCTGCTATCCCGCTAAACTTGCTCATGGTCATATCGAGAGCCTGCTTGAAAAAGGTGTAGATTTCATTTTCTACCCCTGCATGAGTTATAATATAGATGAGGGTGGTTCTGATAACCATTTCAACTGTCCTGTTGTAGCTTATTATCCCGAACTTCTTAAAGCAAATAATGACAAGCTGAATGAAGATAACTTTATTGCACCGTATATTGATCTTAATAATAAGACCCATGTTGCGAAGGCTATAGCAAAGGCACTTAATAAATACGGTATCTCGGCTAAACAGATTATGAGCCTTCTTAACCGCGCATACTCAGCGCAGATAGATTTCCGTCGTGATATCAAGGGTAAGGCTCAGGAGATAATACGTGAAGCACGCAGTAAGGGTCAGAAGATCATCGTTATTGCAGGCAGACCCTATCATATAGACCCTGAGATCAACCATGGAATCCATAAGCTTATAGCTTCACTCGGCTTTGCGGTCATTACTGAGGACAGCGTGGCAAGTCTGGTGGACACTCCCGCTCTTGATGTACTCAATCAGTGGACTTATCATTCCAGAATGTACCGCGCGGCTAAATATGTATGTGAAAACGATGATATGCAGCTTGTACAGCTTGTCAGCTTCGGCTGCGGTATAGATGCTGTAACTACCGATGAGGTCAGGGCTGTGCTTGAAGAACAGGGAAAGCTCTATACTCAGCTTAAAATAGACGAGATAACCAATCTTGGTGCAGCTAAGATAAGGCTTCGTTCCCTTGCTGCAGCACTTGAGGAAAAGGATGCTCAGGCATCGCGTGCTGCAAAGCAGACTTCGGCTGTCTGA